From Chryseobacterium salivictor, a single genomic window includes:
- the gndA gene encoding NADP-dependent phosphogluconate dehydrogenase, with protein sequence MMKHQNKNQSSFGMIGLGTMGSNLLQNIADHGYNCSGYDNDAEKVDTVNHLSRENIHAFSDLKEFAQNLKSPKVVMLLVPAGKIVDSVIEELLQVLDKGDIIIDGGNSHFTDTERRFVDLEKKGFHFVGMGVSGGEEGARKGPSMMPGGDKKAYETLKPILEKIAAHVNGDPTVAFMGERSAGHFVKMVHNGIEYALMQLISETYEVMKKGLQMEDKEIHSVFEKWNEGRLKSYLIEITRDIFAYKKKGAHHLFFNDIKDEAKAKGTGKWTSQAAMDLTVPIPMIDIAVSMRDLSKYKDLRFKASKLYPDPEKSDFNTTEYIAKLEEAFYFSMVSAYAQGMHLLDRANEEFNYHLNLDLIAKIWRGGCIIRSEFLEDIYAAYKKDSKLKHLFLDESIQKSLLKSIPSVRSVVSDAVLQGIAIPSFASALSYFDNIRNEEMPANLIQAQRDFFGSHTYELKGKEGVFHTDWEVSNH encoded by the coding sequence ATGATGAAACATCAAAATAAAAATCAAAGCTCTTTCGGAATGATCGGTCTGGGCACCATGGGCTCCAACCTTTTGCAAAATATTGCAGATCACGGTTACAATTGTTCGGGCTACGACAACGATGCTGAAAAAGTCGATACAGTTAATCATCTGAGCCGGGAAAACATTCATGCTTTTTCAGATTTAAAGGAATTTGCACAAAACCTGAAAAGTCCGAAAGTGGTAATGCTTCTGGTCCCGGCCGGGAAAATCGTGGATTCTGTTATTGAAGAACTGCTTCAGGTGCTTGATAAAGGAGACATCATTATCGATGGTGGAAATTCTCATTTCACCGATACCGAGCGACGGTTTGTAGATTTGGAGAAAAAAGGTTTTCATTTCGTGGGAATGGGAGTTTCCGGAGGTGAAGAAGGTGCCAGAAAAGGACCGAGCATGATGCCGGGTGGCGATAAAAAAGCGTATGAAACCCTGAAACCTATTTTAGAAAAAATTGCGGCTCACGTCAATGGTGACCCTACGGTGGCTTTTATGGGTGAACGCTCCGCCGGGCATTTCGTAAAAATGGTGCATAATGGAATCGAATATGCATTGATGCAGTTGATTTCTGAAACCTATGAAGTCATGAAAAAAGGACTTCAAATGGAAGACAAAGAAATTCATTCGGTTTTTGAAAAATGGAATGAAGGCCGTTTAAAATCGTATTTAATCGAAATTACCCGAGATATCTTTGCCTACAAAAAGAAAGGGGCACACCATCTTTTCTTTAATGATATTAAAGACGAAGCGAAAGCAAAAGGAACCGGCAAATGGACCTCTCAGGCGGCAATGGATTTGACTGTTCCGATTCCGATGATTGATATTGCCGTTTCCATGCGTGATCTTTCAAAATACAAAGACCTCCGGTTTAAAGCGTCAAAACTATATCCTGATCCTGAAAAATCGGATTTTAATACAACAGAATATATAGCCAAACTCGAGGAAGCTTTTTATTTCTCGATGGTTTCAGCTTATGCGCAAGGAATGCATCTGCTTGATCGGGCCAATGAAGAATTCAACTATCATCTGAATTTAGATTTAATAGCAAAAATATGGCGTGGCGGCTGTATTATTCGCTCAGAATTTCTGGAAGATATTTATGCAGCCTATAAAAAAGACTCGAAATTGAAACATCTTTTTCTGGACGAATCCATTCAGAAAAGTCTCTTGAAAAGTATTCCCTCTGTCCGTTCTGTTGTTTCAGATGCGGTACTCCAGGGGATTGCCATACCTTCTTTTGCCTCTGCGCTG